One region of Drosophila teissieri strain GT53w chromosome 2L, Prin_Dtei_1.1, whole genome shotgun sequence genomic DNA includes:
- the LOC122614008 gene encoding probable cytochrome P450 28d2 yields the protein MCPICCTLLFIAGFLALVYVFLTWNFDYWRKRGIETAASWPFVGSFPSMFTKKRNVAYDIEDIYQQYKQTDKIVGVFTTRRPQLLVLCPEYINKIYASDFRSFRDNERGNFVDKKVDKILGNNPFVLKGDEWKERRAEITPGLSLNRVKAVYPVSQSVCKKFVDYIKRQQRMATSQGLDAKKLSLCYTTEVVSDCVLGISALSFTNTPTPLLAVIQRVFNSSFKFVLYGVLANLWPPIRKFYSLPLFNKEAEEFFFDIMRKCIKLRREKPEQQRDDFLNYMLQLQEKKGLDESELTAHTMTFLTDGFETTALVLSHTLLMLGRHPEQQQKVRDEIGNSELSFEQLTELPYLEACIHETLRLFSPQLTARKLVTEPYEFVNKNGTSMKLHPGDVVIIPINSLHHDPQYYESPHMFKPERFLEANGGVKKYRDQGVYLPFGNGPRICPGIRFALTQLKAALVEIVRNFEISVNPKTRSDNRLDDSFYWATLKGGIWLEFMER from the exons ATGTGTCCCATCTGCTGTACGCTGCTCTTTATAGCAGGGTTTTTGGCCCTGGTCTACGTATTCCTCACCTGGAACTTCGATtactggagaaagagaggcaTCGAAACAGCTGCATCATGGCcatttgtggggagttttccCAGCATGTTTACCAAAAAGCGTAATGTTGCCTACGACATCGAAGACATCTATCA GCAGTACAAGCAAACCgacaaaattgtgggcgtgttCACCACTCGACGTCCCCAGCTGCTGGTGCTATGCCCGGAATATATAAACAAGATTTATGCCAGTGACTTCCGTAGCTTTCGCGACAATGAAAGAGGAAATTTC GTGGACAAGAAGGTGGACAAGATTCTGGGCAACAATCCTTTCGTCCTGAAAGGCGATGAATGGAAGGAGAGAAGGGCGGAAATCACGCCGGGCTTGTCGCTCAATCGT GTCAAGGCCGTGTATCCAGTGTCGCAGAGTGTTTGTAAGAAGTTTGTGGACTACATAAAAAGACAGCAGCGGATGGCCACCTCCCAGGGATTGGATGCCAAGAAACTGTCCCTCTGCTACACCACCGAAGTGGTTTCCGACTGCGTCCTTGGCATTTCCGCACTTAGCTTTACAAACACCCCCACTCCGCTGTTGGCAGTGATCCAGCGGGTGTTCAACTCATCCTTCAAGTTCGTTTTATACGGCGTGCTGGCCAACCTCTGGCCGCCAATTCGCAAGTTCTACAGCTTACCCTTATTCAAcaaggaggcggaggagttTTTCTTTGACATCATGAGGAAGTGCATCAAGTTAAGGCGGGAGAAACCCGAACAGCAGCGCGATGACTTCCTCAACTacatgctgcagttgcaggaGAAGAAGGGTCTGGATGAGTCCGAGCTCACCGCCCATACGATGACTTTCCTCACTGACGGATTTGAGACCACAGCCTTGGTGCTATCGCATACCCTCCTAATGCTGGGACGCCATcccgagcagcagcaaaaggtGCGGGATGAGATTGGCAACTCGGAACTAAGCTTCGAGCAGTTGACCGAACTGCCATACCTAGAAGCCTGCATTCATG AGACATTGCGTTTGTTTTCGCCACAGTTGACTGCTCGCAAACTGGTAACCGAGCCATATGAATTCGTCAACAAAAATGGCACCTCCATGAAATTGCATCCCGGAGACGTGGTCATCATACCCATAAATTCCCTGCACCACGATCCGCAGTATTACGAAAGCCCACATATGTTTAAGCCAGAGCGATTCCTTGAGGCCAATGGCGGTGTGAAAAAGTATCGTGATCAGGGTGTGTACCTTCCATTTGGCAATGGCCCGCGCATTTGTCCAG GCATCCGATTTGCTTTAACTCAACTCAAGGCAGCTCTGGTGGAGATCGTACGCAACTTCGAGATCAGCGTTAACCCC